CGCCGCCCAGTCGGTGGTCAAGACCTTCAGCCTAAAGCTGTGCCGCGCACTGGAAGAGCGCTTTCAGGTCTTAACCGGGCCCCTGGTCCAGGAGCTGCGCGGCCGCGGGATCGCTCAGAGCAACATCGACGTCCAGCGGTTCCTTGATCTCCGTCCCCTGGGCACGGATACCTACCTTTCCATTCCTTTCATCAACTATGAAGACGTAGTCCCCACGTTTCTGGAAGCCTACAACCGGCACTTCGGATTTAAACCGTCCGGCGTACCGCTGGAGCTGGTGAACATCCGGGTGGAAGTGCTGGGGAGAGGCGGCGTCTTCCGGGAGACTAAAAAGCGGAAACAGCCCGGCCGGGGCGCTCCGGCACCAGTAGAAACCGCGAACGTCATCTTTGAGAACCTGCCAACCGCTACGCCGGTATACCGCCGAGAGGACTTGCCTATCGACTACCAGCTCGAGGGACCGGCTGTAGTGGTGGAGGACTACTCCACCGTGCTCATTGAACCGGGTTTCACCGCCACAGTCAATCCCTACGGCCATCTGGTACTTGAACAGCAGGCCACGCGGGTTGAAAGGGTAAGCACCCGCAGGGACCCCGTCATGCTGGAAGTCTTTAACAACCTCTTCATGAGCGTGGCCGAGCAGATGGGTACCACCCTGGCCAATACCGCCCACTCCATCAATATCAAGGAGCGCCTGGACTTTTCCTGCGCCATCTTTGACTCCGAGGGCAACCTGGTGGCCAACGCCCCCCACATCCCGGTGCACCTGGGTGCCATGAGCGAATCGGTAAAGGCAATTATTCAGGCTAATCGGGGGCGGATGCGCCCCTGCAACGTCTATGTGACCAACAATCCCCATCGCGGTGGCTCGCACCTGCCCGACGTGACAGTGATTACCCCTGTCTTCGGGCCGGATGGGGCCATCATTTTCTTTACCGCCTCCCGCGGACACCACGCCGATATCGGTGGCATCACCCCCGGGTCCATGCCGCCGTTCGCCACATCAATCCAGGAAGAAGGCGTGGTGATCGACAACTTCCTGCTGGTGAGCAACGGCGTCTTCCGGGAGGACGAATTGCGTCAGACGCTCCTCGCAGGATCCCATCCCGCCCGTAACCTTGAGGAACGTGTTTCGGACCTGAGAGCCCAGATTGCCGCCAATAATCGCGGCCTGCAGGAGCTGCAGCGACTGGAGGACAAGTACAGCCTGGAAACGGTCCAGGCCTATATGGGCCATATCCGGGATAACGCGGCCGAGGCCATGCGGGAGGCACTGGGCAAGTTTCTCAACCGCCGCCGGCGCTTCGACTCCACCTTCGAGGACTACCTGGACGACGGCTCCCGGATCCGGGTCCGCCTGACTATCGAAAGCGGCAGTGATCCTCCCCATACCCACCGCGCAATCATCGATTTCACCGGGACTGAAGCCCAGCTCCCCGGCAGCCTGAATGCCCCGGTAGCCGTTACAAAGGCGGCCGTGCTTTACGTCTTCCGCACCCTGATCGACGAGGACATTCCCCTCAACTCCGGCTGCCTGGCACCTATCGAGATTCGAATCCCCGAAGGCTGCCTGCTGAACCCTTCCGCCGATGCGGCTGTGGTGGGGGGCAATGTGGAAACCTCCCAGCGGGTGGTAGACGTGCTGTTGGGAGCCCTGGGTATCGCCGCCGCCTCCCAGGGCACCATGAACAATTTCCTATTTGGCCGCGCGGACGACCAGGGAAAACAGTACTACGAGACCATTGCCGGCGGCTCCGGCGCCGTCGACGGCCACGACGGGGCCTCAGCCGTCCAGGTACACATGACCAATACCCGCATCACTGACCCGGAGGTGCTGGAGCAGCGCTTCCCGGAAATCCGGGTGGAGCGCTTCGCCCTCCGCCGGCGCTCCGGCGGGCAGGGCCGATTTCGCGGCGGCGATGGTGTTGTGCGGGAAATCCACTTCCTTGAATCCCGGAAGGTCTCCATCCTATCAGAGCGGCGGGCCTATCCCCCCTACGGCCTGGCT
The DNA window shown above is from Candidatus Neomarinimicrobiota bacterium and carries:
- a CDS encoding hydantoinase B/oxoprolinase family protein; amino-acid sequence: GVIGTAAVAGLNRVQESIGFDMGGTSTDVSRFDGRFEKIFEIKTAGVQFQASSLHVNTVAAGGGSLLWFDGQKLRVGPESAGANPGPACYGRGGPLALTDANLLLGRIFPTYFPRTFGPNQDQPLDTEIVQRKFTNLARDLNRKLGIALSPTDVALGFVKIANETMAKPIKEISVARGFDVRTHALVCFGGAAAQHACALARILGLRKIIIHPLAGLLSAYGIAVADHLRYAAQSVVKTFSLKLCRALEERFQVLTGPLVQELRGRGIAQSNIDVQRFLDLRPLGTDTYLSIPFINYEDVVPTFLEAYNRHFGFKPSGVPLELVNIRVEVLGRGGVFRETKKRKQPGRGAPAPVETANVIFENLPTATPVYRREDLPIDYQLEGPAVVVEDYSTVLIEPGFTATVNPYGHLVLEQQATRVERVSTRRDPVMLEVFNNLFMSVAEQMGTTLANTAHSINIKERLDFSCAIFDSEGNLVANAPHIPVHLGAMSESVKAIIQANRGRMRPCNVYVTNNPHRGGSHLPDVTVITPVFGPDGAIIFFTASRGHHADIGGITPGSMPPFATSIQEEGVVIDNFLLVSNGVFREDELRQTLLAGSHPARNLEERVSDLRAQIAANNRGLQELQRLEDKYSLETVQAYMGHIRDNAAEAMREALGKFLNRRRRFDSTFEDYLDDGSRIRVRLTIESGSDPPHTHRAIIDFTGTEAQLPGSLNAPVAVTKAAVLYVFRTLIDEDIPLNSGCLAPIEIRIPEGCLLNPSADAAVVGGNVETSQRVVDVLLGALGIAAASQGTMNNFLFGRADDQGKQYYETIAGGSGAVDGHDGASAVQVHMTNTRITDPEVLEQRFPEIRVERFALRRRSGGQGRFRGGDGVVREIHFLESRKVSILSERRAYPPYGLAGGQPGVKGKNILVRSDGTREVLGGKVERVIQAGERIIIKTPGGGGFGKR